Proteins from a genomic interval of Ferrovibrio terrae:
- a CDS encoding glutathione S-transferase family protein has translation MLKIWGRASSVNVQKVLWAADELGLAYEHIVVGGKFGGNDTPEYRAMNPNGLVPVLQDTDGGIHWESNSMVRYLAARYDASGAGLWLADPAARSQADRWMDWASSLLGEPMRVLFWGFVRDPVNADLNAMTKAEMQAAEYWARLDTHLADRAFVAGDRLTIGDIPAACQLHRWLSFPITRPTLPNLLAWHGRMTGRAGYRAHVMPPME, from the coding sequence ATGTTGAAAATCTGGGGCCGGGCCAGTTCTGTCAATGTCCAGAAGGTTTTGTGGGCGGCCGACGAGCTGGGGCTGGCGTATGAGCATATCGTGGTCGGCGGCAAATTCGGCGGAAACGACACGCCTGAATACCGCGCGATGAATCCCAACGGCCTGGTGCCGGTGCTGCAGGACACGGATGGCGGCATCCACTGGGAAAGCAACAGCATGGTGCGCTACCTCGCCGCCCGCTACGACGCGTCAGGCGCCGGCCTGTGGCTGGCCGATCCGGCCGCGCGCAGCCAGGCCGACCGCTGGATGGACTGGGCCAGCAGCCTGCTGGGAGAACCAATGCGCGTGCTGTTCTGGGGCTTCGTGCGCGATCCGGTGAATGCCGACCTGAATGCCATGACCAAGGCCGAGATGCAGGCGGCCGAATATTGGGCCCGGCTCGACACCCACCTCGCTGACCGGGCTTTTGTGGCCGGTGACCGCCTGACCATCGGCGACATCCCGGCAGCCTGCCAGCTGCACCGCTGGCTCAGCTTCCCGATCACGCGGCCGACTCTGCCGAACCTGTTGGCCTGGCACGGCCGGATGACCGGACGGGCGGGTTACCGCGCCCATGTCATGCCACCCATGGAATGA
- a CDS encoding SRPBCC family protein, with product MLKIALIVLALLAVAIAGVLAYAATKPDTSRIARSAQIQAAPDRIFALINDLPAWQTWSPYEKKDPDMQRSFTGPAAGIGAKYAWAGDKNIGDGRMEIVESTAPSKIAIRLEFLKPFQHTAMADFTLAPAANGATTVTWAMTGPANYLSKVMSVVFDFDKMIGRDFEAGLTNLKTLAEK from the coding sequence ATGCTCAAGATCGCCCTTATTGTCCTCGCCCTGCTCGCCGTCGCCATTGCCGGCGTGCTCGCCTATGCCGCCACCAAGCCCGATACCTCCCGCATCGCCCGGTCCGCCCAGATCCAGGCGGCGCCGGACCGGATCTTTGCGCTGATCAACGATCTGCCCGCCTGGCAGACCTGGTCGCCTTACGAGAAGAAAGACCCGGACATGCAGCGCAGCTTCACCGGCCCGGCCGCCGGCATCGGCGCGAAATACGCCTGGGCCGGCGACAAAAACATCGGCGACGGCCGCATGGAGATCGTCGAGAGCACTGCCCCGTCAAAGATCGCGATCCGGCTGGAATTCCTGAAACCCTTCCAGCATACCGCCATGGCGGACTTCACCCTGGCTCCAGCCGCCAACGGCGCCACCACGGTGACCTGGGCGATGACTGGTCCGGCCAATTACCTGTCCAAGGTGATGAGCGTGGTCTTCGATTTCGACAAGATGATCGGTCGCGACTTCGAGGCCGGCCTCACTAATCTGAAAACCCTCGCAGAGAAATAA
- a CDS encoding SRPBCC family protein, with protein sequence MSAAPKTDRAPDLVLNRVFNAPRERVFRAWIEPQLMAQWWGPEGYTAPVCELDARPGGAWLVHMRSPEGHVQVMGGTYHEIAEPSKLICTTFVKDGERFMVEGLHVVTFEAASEGRTRMRLESTLIQLAPEWEAARHGGMQHGWNTSIDKLETMFKA encoded by the coding sequence ATGTCCGCCGCCCCGAAAACCGATCGTGCACCCGACCTCGTGCTGAACCGCGTGTTCAATGCCCCGCGCGAGCGCGTCTTCCGCGCCTGGATCGAACCGCAGCTGATGGCGCAGTGGTGGGGACCGGAGGGCTATACCGCACCGGTCTGCGAACTGGATGCGCGACCGGGCGGTGCCTGGCTGGTGCATATGCGTTCGCCCGAGGGCCATGTACAGGTGATGGGCGGCACCTATCACGAGATCGCCGAGCCCTCGAAGCTCATCTGCACGACGTTTGTGAAGGATGGCGAGCGCTTCATGGTGGAAGGCCTGCATGTCGTCACCTTCGAGGCGGCGTCCGAAGGCAGGACCAGGATGCGGCTGGAATCGACGCTGATCCAGCTCGCGCCCGAATGGGAAGCGGCGCGCCATGGCGGCATGCAGCATGGCTGGAACACCAGCATCGACAAGCTGGAAACGATGTTTAAAGCCTAG